Proteins found in one Salmo salar chromosome ssa26, Ssal_v3.1, whole genome shotgun sequence genomic segment:
- the LOC106587028 gene encoding uncharacterized protein: MCHFIWSTMWTPTIALLFMCSHCFVRSLDSNSIRSSKEAMDLLEQVDPHSGTVGVQNNVNTRRRADTSSTRHHIRPSCPDQECSPSTRNTCNGSQKKNQSKEKLAHDDDDNIRKVAEMATCVRSGDCEAGLCCVRYLKGKRCQRIPKEGETCLLRGGRSKLRRNLDRCDCALGLTCRAQAESLKNQGVCLPKPRENTRSARHSGKRRNAERRCG, translated from the exons ATGTGTCATTTTATTTGGTCAACAATGTGGACACCTACGATCGCTTTGCTTTTCATGTGTTCTCATTGTTTTGTGCGCAGCCTCGACTCCAATTCAATCCGATCCTCTAAAGAAGCGATGGATCTATTGGAACAG GTGGACCCGCACAGTGGAACGGTGGGTGTACAGAATAATGTGAACACACGTCGCAGGGCAGATACATCTTCTACTCGCCATCACATCAGGCCATCTTGTCCTGATCAAGAATGCAGTCCGTCAACG AGAAATACCTGCAATGGATCTCAGAAAAAGAACCAGAGTAAAGAAAAACTTGCTCATGATGATGACGACAACATAAGGAAAG TTGCAGAGATGGCCACATGCGTGCGCTCTGGAGACTGTGAGGCAGGACTGTGCTGCGTCCGCTATTTAAAAGGGAAAAGATGTCAACGCATCCCAAAGGAGGGAGAGACCTGCCTCCTGCGAGGAGGACGCTCTAAACTGCGGAGAAATCTTGACCGCTGCGACTGTGCACTCGGGCTAACCTGTCGTGCCCAGGCTGAAAGCCTCAAAAACCAAGGAGTTTGTCTACCCAAACCGAGAGAGAACACGAGGAGTGCTAGACACTCAGGCAAGAGGCGTAATGCCGAGAGAAGATGTGGATGA